One Podarcis raffonei isolate rPodRaf1 chromosome 3, rPodRaf1.pri, whole genome shotgun sequence genomic region harbors:
- the MED23 gene encoding mediator of RNA polymerase II transcription subunit 23 isoform X1 — protein MAVPMETQLQSIFEEVVKTEVIEEAFPGMFMDTPEDERTKLISCLGAFRQFWSNLSQESHEQCVQWIVRFIHSQHSPKRISFLYDCLAMAVETGLLPPRMVCESLLNSDNLEWERTQLWSLTFKLVQKIIGGVDYKGVRDLLKGILEKILTIPNTVSSAVVQQLLAAREVVAYILERNACLLPAYFAVTEIRKLYPEGKLPHWLLGNLVSDFVDSFRPTARINSICGRCSLLPVVNNSGAICNSWKLDPTTLRFPLKGLLPYDKDLFEPQTALLRYVLEQPYSRDMVCNMLGLNKQTLNIAQHKQRCPVLEDQLVDLVVYAMERSETEEKFDDGGTSQLLWQHLSSQLIFFVLFQFASFPHMVLSLHQKLAGRGLIKGRDHLMWVLLQFISGSIQKNALADFLPVMKLFDLLYPEKECIPVPDINKPQSTHAFAMTCIWIHLNRKAHSDNSKLQIPIPHSLKLHHEFLQQSLRNKSLQMNDYKIALLCNAYSTNSECFTLPMGVLVETIYGNGNMRIPLPGTNCMASGSITPLPMNLLDSLTVHAKMSLIHSIATRVIKLAHAKSSLALAPALVETYSRLLVYMEIESLGIKGFISQLLPTVFKSHAWGILHTLLEMFSYRMHHIQPHYRVQLLSNLHSLAAVAQTNQNQLHLCVESTALRLITALGSSEVQPQFTRFLNEPKTVLSAESEELNRALILTLARATHVTDFFTGSDSIQGTWCKDILQTIMSFTPHNWASHTLSCFPAPLQAFFKQNNVPQESRFNLKKNVEEEYRKWKSMINENDIITHFSMQGSPPLFLCLLWKMLLETDHINQIGYRVLERIGARALVAHVRTFADFLVYEFSTSAGGQQLNKCIEILNDMVWKYNIVTLDRLILCLAMRSHEGNEAQVCYFIIQLLLLKPNDFRNRVSEFVKDNSPEHWLQNDWHTKHMSYHKRYPEKLYFEGLAEQVNPPVQIQPQYLPIYFGNVCLRFLPVFDIVIHRFLELLPVSKSLETLLDHLGGLYKFHDRPVTYLYNTLHYYEGHLRERMNLKRKLVHAIIGSLKDNRPQGWCLSDTYLKCGMNAREDNLWIPEDIYYCKLIARLVDTMAGKSSSPFPNCDWRFNEFPNPAAHALHVTCVELMALTVPGKDVGNALLNVVLKSQPLVPRDNITAWMNAIGLIITALPEPYWIVLHERIVSVINSPSLTSETEWVGYPFQLFDFTACHQSYSEMCCSYTLALAHAVWHHSSIGQLSLIPKFLTEVLIPVVKTEFQLLYVYHLVGPFLQRFQQERTRCMLEIGVAFYEMLLEVDQCNTHLNYMDPICDFLYHVKYMFTGDSVKDQVEKIICNLRPALKLRLRFIHISKMESATVPQQSISNVSPAPQPSQVPVNVALPVTQ, from the exons ATGGCGGTCCCGATGGAGACGCAGCTGCAGAGCATCTTTGAGGAGGTGGTG aAAACAGAGGTCATAGAGGAAGCCTTTCCTGG CATGTTTATGGACACTCCTGAAGATGAGAGAACCAAATTGATCAGTTGCTTGGGAGCCTTTAGACAGTTCTGGAGCAATCTTTCTCAG GAATCTCATGAACAATGTGTTCAGTGGATTGTAAGGTTCATACATAGCCAGCATAGTCCTAAAAGAATTTCTTTTCTGTATGACTGTTTAGCAATGGCTGTGGAGACTGGGCTGCTTCCACCAAG GATGGTTTGTGAATCTCTGCTAAATTCTGATAACCTAGAGTGGGAAAGGACACAGCTTTGGTCTCTAACATTTAAGCTTGTCCAAAAAATAATCGGTGGTGTAGACTACAAG gGTGTGCGAGATCTTTTGAAGGGTATCCTAGAAAAAATCCTAACTATTCCCAACACAGTGAGCTCTGCTGTTGTGCAGCAACTTTTAGCAGCAAGAGAG GTAGttgcatacattttggaaagGAATGCATGTTTATTACCTGCCTACTTTGCAGTCACAGAGATCCGAAAGTTGTATCCCGAAGGAAAACTTCCACATTGG tTGTTAGGCAACCTAGTATCGGACTTCGTGGATTCCTTCAGACCTACAGCGAGAATCAATTCCATCTGTG GGCGATGTAGCCTTCTTCCTGTAGTAAATAACTCTGGTGCTATTTGCAATTCATGGAAGCTGGATCCTACAACTCTTCGTTTCCCACTGAAAGGCCTTTTGCCATATGATAAG gaTCTGTTTGAGCCCCAGACTGCTTTGTTGCGGTATGTGCTGGAGCAGCCCTATTCCAGAGATATGGTCTGCAATATGCTAGGTCTAAACAAGCAG ACCTTGAACATTGCTCAG CACAAACAGCGGTGCCCTGTGCTGGAGGACCAGCTGGTGGATCTTGTGGTCTATGCCATGGAGCGGTCAGAGACAGAGGAGAAATTCGATGACGGGGGAACCAGCCAGTTGTTGTGGCAGCACCTTTCCAGCCAGCTTATCTTCTTTGTACTTTTCCAGTTTGCAAGCTTCCCTCACATGGTCCTGTCTCTCCATCAAAAG TTAGCAGGACGAGGCCTAATCAAAGGCAGAGACCATCTGATGTGGGTATTATTACAGTTCATCTCTGGAAGCATTCAGAAAAATGCATTAGCAGACTTCCTCCCTGTTATGAAGCTTTTTGACCTCCTCTACCCAGAGAAGGAA TGTATTCCTGTACCTGATATCAACAAGCCCCAATCAACACACGCTTTTGCAATGACCTGTATCTGGATACATCTGAACAGGAAGGCTCACAGTGACAATTCTAAGCTACAAATTCCAATTCCTCATTCTCTCAAGCTTCACCATGA ATTCCTGCAACAGAGTCTAAGAAATAAAAGTTTGCAGATGAATGACTACAAGATTGCCCTGTTGTGCAATGCTTATTCCACCAATTCAGAATGCTTCACGTTGCCTATGGGTGTTCTAGTGGAAACTATTTACGgaaatggcaacatgagaatacCTCTCCCAGGAACCAATTGTATGGCTTCAGGATCCATCACACCTTTGCCAATGAACCTCTTGGATTCACTGACGGTTCATGCCAAGATGAG CCTCATTCACAGCATAGCTACCAGAGTGATCAAACTGGCCCATGCGAAATCTAGCTTAGCCTTGGCTCCAGCCCTTGTGGAAACATATAGTCGCTTGCTGGTTTATATGGAAATAGAATCCCTAGGCATCAAAGGTTTTATAA gCCAACTGCTACCCACTGTTTTTAAGTCTCATGCTTGGGGTATCTTGCATACTCTCCTGGAGATGTTCAGCTATCGCATGCACCATATCCAACCTCATTACAGAGTCCAGCTGCTCAGTAACCTTCATTCCTTAGCCGCTGTGGCACAGACTAATCAGAACCAGCTTCATCTGTG CGTTGAAAGCACTGCTCTGCGACTGATTACTGCTCTGGGTAGCTCTGAGGTCCAGCCACAATTCACCCGCTTCCTTAATGAACCCAAGACAGTCCTTTCAGCAGAATCGGAGGAACTTAACAGAGCACTTATTTTGACTCTAGCAAGAGCAACGCATGTCACAG ATTTTTTCACAGGGTCGGATTCCATTCAGGGCACTTGGTGCAAGGATATACTGCAGACCATCATGAGCTTTACTCCCCATAACTGGGCTTCACACACCTTGAGCTGTTTTCCGGCTCCACTTcag GCATTCTTCAAACAAAATAATGTACCTCAAGAGAGCCGCTTTAACCTGAAGAAAAACGTGGAAGAGGAGTACCGAAAATGGAAGTCCATGATCAATGAGAATGACATCATCACCCACTTCTCcatgcagggctccccacccctcTTCCTTTGTCTCCTCTGGAAGATGCTTCTGGAGACTGATCACATTAACCAAATTGGTTACAG GGTATTGGAAAGAATCGGAGCCAGAGCTCTGGTGGCTCATGTAAGGACATTTGCAGATTTCTTGGTCTATGAATTTTCCACATCAGCTGGGGGCCAGCAGCTCAATAAGTGTATTGAGATTCTCAATGACATGGTGTGGAAATACAACATTGTGACACTGGACCGGTTGATTTTATGTTTG GCAATGCGCAGTCATGAGGGCAACGAAGCCCAAGTGTGCTACTTCATCATTCAGTTGCTCTTACTGAAACCTAATGATTTCCGAAACCGAGTAAGTGAATTTGTGAAAGACAACTCCCCAGAGCATTGGCTGCAGAATGACTGGCATACGAAACACATGTCTTATCACAAG AGGTATCCTGAAAAGTTATATTTTGAAGGGTTAGCAGAGCAAGTCAACCCTCCAGTACAAATCCAGCCCCAATACTTGCCAATATACTTTGGAAATGTGTGTCTCCGTTTCCTGCCAGTATTTGACATTGTGATTCACAGATTTCTGGAACTCCTTCCAGTGTCCAAATCACTGGAGACTTTACTAGATCATCTAGGAGGCTTATACAAATTCCATG ATCGTCCAGTGACCTACCTGTACAACACTCTTCACTACTATGAGGGGCACCTCCGGGAGAGGATGAACCTGAAACGAAAGCTCGTCCATGCCATCATTGGCTCCCTCAAAGACAATCGGCCACAAGGGTGGTGCTTAAGTGATACTTACCTCAAATGTGGTATGAATGCACGAGAAGATAACCTGTGGAttcctgaagatatttattaTTGCAAATTGATTGCAAGACTGGTTgaca CGATGGCTGGCAAATCATCTAGCCCATTCCCCAACTGTGACTGGAGGTTCAATGAATTTCCCAACCCAGCTGCCCACGCTCTCCATGTTACCTGTGTCGAACTCATGGCATTGACTGTGCCAGGAAAGGATGTGGGCAATGCCCTCCTCAATGTTGTGCTGAAAAG TCAGCCTTTAGTACCCAGAGACAATATCACAGCTTGGATGAACGCAATTGGACTCATCATCACTGCGTTACCT GAGCCCTACTGGATTGTCCTTCACGAACGGATTGTGAGTGTTATCAACAGTCCTAGCTTGACTTCGGAGACCGAATGGGTTGGTTACCCATtccagctgtttgacttcacagCTTGCCATCAGTCTTACTCAGAGATGTGCTGTAGCTACACTCTGGCATTGGCACATGCGGTCTGGCACCATTCAAGCATTGGCCAACTTTCCCTCATTCCAAA GTTTCTCACTGAAGTATTGATACCAGTAGTAAAGACAGAATTTCAGTTACTCTACGTGTATCACCTGGTTGGTCCATTCCTACAGCGGTTCCAGCAGGAGAGGACAAGGTGCATGCTAGAG ATTGGAGTAGCTTTTTATGAAATGCTTCTGGAAGTGGACCAATGCAACACACATCTCAACTACATGGATCCGATATGTGATTTCCTGTATCATGTGAAGTACATGTTTACTGGAGACAGTGTAAAAGACCAA GTTGAAAAGATTATTTGCAACCTGAGGCCTGCTTTGAAGCTTCGTCTGCGCTTCATACACATCAGCAAGATGGAGTCTGCAACTGTACCTCAGCAATCCATAAGCAATGTGTCTCCAGCACCTCAGCCTAGCCAGGTCCCTGTGAACGTGGCCTTGCCAGTGACACAATAG